In Haloterrigena turkmenica DSM 5511, a single genomic region encodes these proteins:
- a CDS encoding receiver/sensor box histidine kinase: MRDVSNQLAGRLLAAAGLVLSLFHLTNVVGLRGTSARALVAVTPLLLSLGLVAVGVLLARGRLLSARFVGRILAWTCAGVLALSALGAWLFAATVVGEVSLLNPLAAMVNVATVGALVGLLVGVYDVRGLERQRSIEQLNRINDTLRIATRELVDKTERAELEQAVCDRLSESAPYEAVWIGRYDEGDVHVRPVAWSGFDDEYFESLEVTVDDTPTGTGAGGRAIKTRELQCVPNVFEDPTMEPWWHLLEMHGVESLAVVPIDHGDTVYGFFSIYADRQNVFDAHEREVLAELGETIGHAIASIDTRERLAERERELARQNERLDAFAGVVSHDLRNPLNVATGNLELAREERDDESLRRTADALARMDALIGDLLTLARQGKLVDDCARVPFRPVVEAAWSTVGSSAATLRIDGDLGVISCDRDRLQQLLENLFRNSVEHGTTNGRPAADEVAENADPKVTVTVRRTDEGFVVEDDGPGIPADSRQSVFEMGYTTSDAGTGFGLNIVRSIAEAHGWDVSVGESPAGGARFEFTGLESTELESASS; the protein is encoded by the coding sequence TTCTCTCGTTGTTCCACCTGACCAACGTCGTCGGCCTACGGGGGACGTCGGCGCGGGCGCTCGTTGCAGTGACGCCCCTCCTGCTGTCTCTCGGACTGGTCGCCGTCGGCGTCCTGCTCGCTCGAGGGCGACTGCTCTCCGCGCGGTTCGTCGGACGGATACTGGCGTGGACCTGCGCGGGCGTGCTGGCGCTCTCGGCGCTCGGCGCGTGGCTGTTCGCCGCGACCGTCGTCGGCGAGGTCTCGCTTTTGAACCCGCTCGCGGCGATGGTCAACGTCGCGACCGTCGGCGCGCTCGTCGGCCTGCTGGTCGGCGTCTACGACGTCCGGGGACTGGAGCGCCAGCGGTCGATCGAACAGTTAAACCGGATCAACGACACGCTTCGCATCGCGACGCGCGAACTGGTGGACAAGACGGAGCGGGCGGAACTCGAGCAGGCCGTCTGCGACCGACTGAGCGAGTCCGCCCCCTACGAGGCCGTCTGGATCGGTCGATACGACGAGGGCGACGTCCACGTTCGCCCCGTAGCGTGGTCCGGGTTCGACGACGAATACTTCGAGTCGCTCGAAGTTACCGTCGACGACACGCCGACCGGCACCGGCGCCGGCGGCCGCGCGATCAAGACCCGCGAACTCCAGTGCGTGCCGAACGTGTTCGAGGATCCGACGATGGAACCGTGGTGGCACCTGTTGGAAATGCACGGCGTCGAGTCGCTCGCCGTCGTGCCGATCGATCACGGCGACACCGTCTACGGGTTCTTCAGCATCTACGCGGACCGCCAGAACGTGTTCGACGCCCACGAACGAGAGGTGCTCGCGGAACTCGGGGAGACGATCGGTCACGCCATCGCCTCGATCGACACGCGCGAGCGCCTCGCGGAACGCGAGCGCGAACTGGCCCGGCAGAACGAACGGCTGGACGCGTTCGCCGGCGTCGTCTCCCACGACCTCCGAAACCCGTTGAACGTCGCGACGGGCAACCTCGAACTCGCGCGCGAGGAGCGCGACGACGAGTCCCTTCGACGAACCGCGGACGCGCTGGCCCGGATGGACGCCCTCATCGGCGATCTGTTGACGCTCGCGCGACAGGGCAAGCTGGTCGACGACTGCGCGCGCGTTCCGTTTCGCCCCGTCGTCGAAGCGGCGTGGTCGACGGTCGGGTCGTCCGCGGCGACGCTCCGGATCGACGGCGACCTCGGCGTCATCTCCTGCGACCGGGACCGACTGCAGCAGCTCCTCGAGAACCTGTTTCGAAACAGTGTCGAGCACGGGACGACGAACGGCCGGCCCGCGGCCGATGAGGTCGCCGAAAACGCCGACCCGAAGGTGACCGTGACCGTCCGCCGGACGGACGAGGGATTCGTCGTCGAAGACGACGGGCCCGGAATCCCGGCCGACAGTCGCCAGTCGGTGTTCGAAATGGGGTACACGACGAGCGACGCGGGAACCGGGTTCGGACTCAACATCGTCCGAAGCATCGCCGAGGCCCACGGCTGGGACGTCTCGGTCGGCGAGAGCCCCGCGGGCGGCGCTCGCTTCGAATTCACCGGCCTCGAGTCGACCGAGTTGGAGTCCGCCTCCTCCTGA
- a CDS encoding outer membrane protein assembly factor BamB family protein: MSDWNQFKGDPHRSGVRRDTAGPDRVTEAWTADLAGPPGSPVLDRDTVFVGTRRGNCYALERETGRRRWTVETASEVKTSPVVGRDALYLAAGDGTVRALDPGTGEQRWETELAGALESPLALSDGLLYAGHAAGLSVLEAETGTRVWTHETETAVAGAPAVDRAADRERQGWGADRDETEIDLLSLDDAEMDEGVSDRDRVYVGTAAGTVIALEADTGEKLWNAPTSGAVVDGPTVADGRVYVADEDGTLVAFHADTGQSWFTYEIQDAFTSSPTVLPAADATFVGAADGYLHVTDTTFGRRKLRGWLFSKKGVALDGPVRSSPVVAGDVLCIGDATGSLYGVDVADDAEDCDLVWFVDLEHEIADTPALGSDALFVGTDDGRLHRLEWKSDRSAP; the protein is encoded by the coding sequence GTGAGCGACTGGAACCAGTTCAAGGGCGACCCGCACCGTTCGGGCGTCCGCCGCGACACAGCGGGACCGGACCGCGTCACGGAAGCCTGGACGGCCGACCTCGCCGGCCCGCCGGGGTCGCCGGTTCTCGACCGCGACACCGTCTTCGTCGGCACGCGGCGGGGCAACTGCTACGCCCTCGAGCGCGAGACCGGCCGCCGTCGCTGGACGGTCGAGACGGCAAGCGAAGTCAAGACGTCGCCGGTCGTCGGACGCGACGCCCTCTACCTCGCCGCCGGCGACGGGACCGTCCGCGCGCTCGACCCCGGGACCGGCGAGCAGCGCTGGGAAACCGAACTCGCGGGCGCGCTCGAGTCGCCGCTCGCGCTGTCCGACGGGCTGCTCTACGCCGGCCACGCGGCCGGCCTCTCGGTGCTCGAGGCCGAGACGGGTACCCGCGTCTGGACCCACGAGACCGAGACCGCGGTCGCCGGCGCGCCGGCGGTCGATCGCGCCGCGGATCGGGAGCGACAGGGGTGGGGAGCGGACCGCGACGAAACGGAGATCGACCTGCTGTCGCTCGACGACGCCGAGATGGACGAGGGGGTGAGCGACCGGGATCGGGTCTACGTCGGCACCGCCGCCGGGACGGTGATCGCGCTCGAGGCGGACACGGGCGAGAAACTGTGGAACGCGCCGACCAGCGGCGCGGTCGTCGACGGGCCGACGGTCGCCGACGGACGGGTGTACGTCGCCGACGAGGACGGCACGCTGGTCGCCTTCCACGCCGACACCGGGCAGTCGTGGTTCACCTACGAGATCCAGGACGCGTTTACGTCGTCCCCGACCGTCCTCCCCGCGGCCGACGCGACGTTCGTCGGCGCCGCCGACGGCTACCTCCACGTCACCGACACTACCTTCGGCCGGCGCAAACTGCGTGGCTGGCTGTTCTCGAAGAAGGGCGTCGCCCTCGACGGCCCGGTTCGCTCGAGCCCCGTCGTCGCAGGGGATGTGCTCTGTATCGGCGACGCCACCGGTTCGCTGTACGGTGTCGACGTCGCCGACGACGCCGAGGACTGCGACTTGGTCTGGTTCGTCGACCTCGAGCACGAGATCGCGGACACGCCCGCGCTCGGCTCCGACGCGCTGTTCGTCGGGACCGACGACGGTCGTCTCCACCGCCTCGAGTGGAAGTCCGATCGATCGGCGCCGTAA
- the radA gene encoding DNA repair and recombination protein RadA, whose protein sequence is MPEADLETLPGVGPATADKLHDAGFDSYQSLAVASPSELSNTADVGESTASDIVRAARDAADIGGFETGSTVLERRNEIGKLSWHIDEVDDLLGGGIETQSITEVYGEFGAGKSQVTHQMAVNVQLPKEVGGLHGCAIFVDSEDTFRPERIDDMVRGLPDEAIDATLEDREIEGSADDEAAVDELVEDVLDKIHVAKAFNSNHQMLLAEKAKELAGEHEDSEYPVRLLCVDSLTAHFRAEYVGRGELADRQQKLNKHLHDLDKVGNLYNCAVIVTNQVASNPDSFFGDPTQPIGGNILGHKSTFRIYLRKSKGDKRIVRLVDAPNLADGEAVMRVQDGGLKPE, encoded by the coding sequence ATGCCTGAAGCAGACCTCGAGACGCTCCCCGGCGTCGGACCGGCAACCGCAGACAAGCTCCACGACGCTGGCTTCGATTCCTACCAGAGTCTCGCCGTCGCCTCCCCGTCGGAACTGTCGAACACGGCGGACGTCGGCGAGTCCACCGCGTCCGACATCGTCCGCGCGGCCCGCGACGCGGCCGACATCGGCGGCTTCGAGACCGGATCGACCGTCCTCGAGCGACGAAACGAGATCGGCAAACTGAGCTGGCACATCGACGAGGTCGACGATCTGCTCGGCGGCGGGATCGAGACTCAGTCGATCACCGAAGTATATGGTGAGTTCGGCGCCGGCAAGTCCCAGGTCACCCACCAGATGGCGGTCAACGTCCAGCTTCCCAAGGAGGTCGGCGGCCTCCACGGCTGTGCGATCTTCGTGGACAGCGAGGACACGTTCCGCCCCGAGCGAATCGACGACATGGTTCGCGGCCTGCCCGACGAGGCCATCGACGCGACGCTCGAGGACCGCGAGATCGAGGGCTCGGCCGACGACGAGGCCGCCGTCGACGAACTCGTCGAGGACGTCCTCGACAAGATCCACGTCGCGAAGGCGTTCAACTCTAACCACCAGATGCTGCTGGCCGAGAAGGCCAAGGAACTCGCGGGCGAGCACGAGGACTCGGAGTACCCCGTCCGCCTGCTCTGTGTCGACTCGCTGACCGCCCACTTCCGCGCCGAGTACGTCGGCCGTGGCGAACTCGCGGACCGACAGCAGAAGCTCAACAAGCACCTCCACGACCTCGACAAGGTCGGCAACCTCTACAACTGCGCCGTCATCGTCACCAATCAGGTCGCCTCGAACCCCGACTCGTTCTTCGGCGACCCGACCCAGCCGATCGGTGGCAACATCCTCGGACACAAGTCCACGTTCCGCATCTACCTCCGCAAGTCCAAGGGCGACAAGCGGATCGTCCGCCTGGTCGACGCGCCGAACCTCGCCGACGGCGAGGCTGTCATGCGCGTCCAGGACGGTGGGCTAAAGCCCGAATAA